The following is a genomic window from SAR202 cluster bacterium.
GTTTTCGAAGCCAGCGCTGAAGTACGCTATTTGGCATGTGATCTCAAAGTCAATACTTCGTTACTTGCCCACAGGCCGATGTAACATAGGCCAAAGACCCTCTCACAGCGCCCGAAGTTGTGCGTCGGTGTCGTTAGCTCCTTGCACCAACCTCCGCCTTAAAGTGATGAGCACGAAAGCGGGTAGTCTATGCCTTTTCCAACTGTGAAGCGGGTTCGATATGGCAAAAAGCCTCTGAAGCGCGTTGTCTGCCAGCTTCGGTTCTCGCCTATTCTGCGGGTCGATGCCGAGGTGCCGGCACCTTTCCAAGAGCACATCAAATCGGGCTTCCCGAATCTCATAGATAAGTCGGAGTTGACACTCGACGCTCCGGACGGTTCACAAATTAACCTTGTTTCAAACATGGTGCGCTTGGCCCCGTCACTGATGAAGAATTACGAGTTCGTCTCCGAAGACGGACGGTGGAAAGTCAACTTGACCAGAACTTTCATGGCTCTGTCAACGGAGGACTACGATTCGTGGGAGCGGTTCAAAGAAAGTTTGACGCTACCGCTGACAGCCCTTAGGGCAGTATACGCACCTGAGTACTTCACACGTGTTGGTCTTAGGTACTTCGATGTTTTTGACAAGGCTGCTCTCGGGCTCGACGAAGTCCCATGGTCAGAGTTGCTAAGTCCGAATGTTCTTGGATCTCTCGGCTCAGCCCAATTGGCCGACGACGTCATGGCATCCGAAAGTAGAGCGGATATCCGCCTGGACTTGGATAATGGCATGGTGCGCCTGCAGACTCGGTTCTCTAGCCTCCAAGAATCTATGTCCAAGCAATTTGAGATCGATAGTGATTTCTTCGCCGTTGGTCAAATCCCCCGAGACGAGGGCGAGAGCCTTCTGGATTCTCTGCATGCAAAAGCTCATAGTTTGCTGCGATGGTGCATTACAGATAAGTTGCATGAGGCGATGGAGCCAACCCCTATATGAACCTTTCCATCCAGAAAATAGACGGTGGTGGAACTAGCGACAGTGTCGTCTCCATTGGGTCTACCGAGGCTTATTTGCCGTCGGATCAGACATTTGGTGGCTATATTCAGCCAACGATGCCATTGGGAACCGACAATCCACTTCGATCGGCTTGGCGACTTGTTAACAGTCTTGAAAACGGGGCTGTTGCAGACCAAGCTAGACAGATATTGACCAGTCTTCACAACATTCTCACGCACAGCGCCGGAGACAAGAGTAATCTCCCCGAGATGGAAGCAGCGCTTCTGGATGACGGCTCTCTCCTTCTGGAATGGGCATTGCCCGAGTTCCGCGTTGGGATCGGAATCGAGAAGGACTCCCGTAATTCCGGTTGGTTCGTAGTCAGCACTTCACGGGTTGGTGGAATAAAAGCATCCGACCTTTTGACCGCCGATTTCCGGGGTATTCTATCGTCGCTGATAACAACAGTAATCTTTTCCACATAAGGCTTCTCGAAGTGCAGTTCCCTGATCAATGTGTCCGCGGCTTACTGAACGTTTCATACGTGACGAAGCTGGGACTCCCTGCCGCGCACGCCTTTGAATTTGACGAACCGCCAATGGCACGTCAAGACGGCTGCGTTGAACAATCCATTAACTGGTACGATGACGAAGGCGCGGTTGCCGTAGCGCTTATCCAGACCAAGTCCAATGGGGAGTTGCAGTTCAAGGCGGGCGTTGCCGTATTTCCGCGGTCAGCGCTCGACCAGCTTAAGAGCCATCACGCAGTCGGTGAGCGGATTCAGTACGAAAGAGCGGAAAAGCCGGACAACAAGTACCACGGGAATATCCTTCTAAAGCGCGACACACCTGGTCCTGAGCGGAAGATGATTCAGAGCTTTCTCGCCATGTCTTCGAAGGTACGGCTGCGTGAATGACCGCATCGTCAGCCGGAGTTCCTGCCAAAAAGGGAATCTCTGGCCGCAGTGCAGCCCATGTCGAGATATCATCTGATTAATGAAGGGCCGAACCCCGAACACGTACCCATCCAAACTACCCATGCATTAACCGTGACAGGCGGAGTTATCTCGGAAGAGCCGGAATGTCGCCCTTCGTACCATAAATGCGAGGACGTTCCGCGCCCGATGTCTATCGCATTCGCGCGAAGAGCTTTGCGTGGCTGTATGATGCCCTGGTGGGGGAGCC
Proteins encoded in this region:
- a CDS encoding TIGR04255 family protein; the encoded protein is MPFPTVKRVRYGKKPLKRVVCQLRFSPILRVDAEVPAPFQEHIKSGFPNLIDKSELTLDAPDGSQINLVSNMVRLAPSLMKNYEFVSEDGRWKVNLTRTFMALSTEDYDSWERFKESLTLPLTALRAVYAPEYFTRVGLRYFDVFDKAALGLDEVPWSELLSPNVLGSLGSAQLADDVMASESRADIRLDLDNGMVRLQTRFSSLQESMSKQFEIDSDFFAVGQIPRDEGESLLDSLHAKAHSLLRWCITDKLHEAMEPTPI